The Oscillatoria salina IIICB1 genome includes the window ACTACACCACGTAAGGTCGCATTCGGGACAGCTAAGGCATCATTTTGGATATCGATACCACCGACTACTTCTTCACCTTCTGGGGTAAATTCCACCAGTTCGCCAAAACGCGGACTCAACAGTAATAAGTTACCGTTAGGTAAAGCTGTTCCTCCTAATGCAGTGGAGAATACTTCGGAGGTAAATTCATTAACTTCCACACCTTCTGGAGTATATTCGGTGACTGTCCACTCAAATTCTCCAGGTCCGAGAATTTCGGTATCGATCGCGTAAATATTACCCGTTTGAGGGATATAAGCGATACCATCACCACCACCTGCAAAGGAACTAATTAAGTTGAATTGCAAGCCTTCGCTGGCGTTTACTAACAAGTCTACGGTTGTACTTGCTGAGGTTCTTGTTCCATCAGAGGCGCTGATTTCAAAGGTATCTAAGCCTGAAAAATCATCGTCGGGAGTATAGACTAAGTTATCTAAATCTGCCGCACTAATCGTCTCT containing:
- a CDS encoding Ig-like domain-containing protein, which encodes MKKSLNEDSPISFSEEDFTEAFSDVDGDELESITIETAPENGDLTLNGSRVRAGETISAADLDNLVYTPDDDFSGLDTFEISASDGTRTSASTTVDLLVNASEGLQFNLISSFAGGGDGIAYIPQTGNIYAIDTEILGPGEFEWTVTEYTPEGVEVNEFTSEVFSTALGGTALPNGNLLLLSPRFGELVEFTPEGEEVVGGIDIQNDALAVPNATLRGVVYDEASESIFVLDSAAIITNIDTEGNIISTLDFAESLPDNQSVQGITIDPLTGNFLIVDQFDNGANNSIYEVTPEG